The DNA sequence TGCTGATCGTCGCGGCGACGGTACCGGCGCTGTGGTACGCGTGGGCGATCTACTCGGACTTCGCGCTCGGGTCGCGCTATCTCGGGTCCGATCCGATCAAGGCCGCCGAGCATGCGTACGGCGCGTGGACGCTGCGCGCGCTGCTGGCCACGCTTGCAATCACGCCACTGCGCCGCCTCACGGGCTGGAACTGGCTGGCGAAGCATCGGCGCGCGCTGGGGCTTTATGCGTTTTCGTACGGCGTGCTGCACCTCTTGGTGTGGGCGATCATCGACGTGCAGCTCATCATCGATGACCTCGTCGGCTGGGACGTCGTGCAGACGGACCTCTTGAAACGGCCGTTCATCACCATCGGCATGCTGGCGCTGCTGCTGATGTTGCCGTTGGCGGTCACCAGCACGAAGGGCATGATCAAGCGGCTTGGGAAATCGTGGGTGAAGCTGCACCGCTTGGTTTACGTCGTTGCGGTCCTTGGCTTGATCCACTTCTTCATGGCGGTGAAGCTCGATTGGCGTGAGCCGCTCGTGTACGCGCTGATCCTGACGGCGCTGCTCGGCTGGCGCGTCGTCGACGCACGCCGCCGCACGACATGACCTACGACGCATGGGCCGTCGCGGCACCGGGCCTCGAGCCGCTGCTCGAAGCCGAACTGCGCACGTTGGGCTTCGCCGACGCGGCGGCCAGCACGGGCGGCGTGCGCTTCGCCTGTGATGCGAGCGGCCTGGCGCGCGCAAACCTCCAGTCGCGGCTCGCGAGCCGCGTCGTCGTACGACTCGCGACGTTCAAGGCGCTGGCGTTCCACGAGCTCGAGCGTGCCGCGCGGCGCGTGGAATGGACGCGCATGCTGGGTCCGAACGCGAGCTACCGGCTGCGCGTCACAGCCAAGAAGTCGCGGCTCTACCATTCCGACGCCATCGCGCAGCGCGTGGCGGAGGCGATCGAACGGGCGGTGCCGGGTGCGCGGCGCGTGGACGGGCCGGCGAAGGATGAGGACGAGCCGCTCGACGACACGCCACATGCGCTCGGCGTGGCCGCCGATGCGGCGAGTGCGC is a window from the Pseudogemmatithrix spongiicola genome containing:
- a CDS encoding sulfite oxidase heme-binding subunit YedZ, whose amino-acid sequence is MAAAKPLGGIERQPRGFGVVLIVAATVPALWYAWAIYSDFALGSRYLGSDPIKAAEHAYGAWTLRALLATLAITPLRRLTGWNWLAKHRRALGLYAFSYGVLHLLVWAIIDVQLIIDDLVGWDVVQTDLLKRPFITIGMLALLLMLPLAVTSTKGMIKRLGKSWVKLHRLVYVVAVLGLIHFFMAVKLDWREPLVYALILTALLGWRVVDARRRTT